The segment CGCCAGCATGTCGCTGAGCGTGCCGCGCTCGGAATTCCCGCCCTGCCGCTTTCGGCCAAGCAGACCGAGGAGCTGGTCGACCTTCTCCTGAACCCGCCGCAGGGTGAGGAAGCCTTCCTGGTCGATCTCATCACGCACCGCGTCCCGGCGGGCGTCGACGACGCCGCCAAGGTCAAGGCCGCCTTCCTGGCCTCGCTCGCCAAGGGCAACGAGACCTCGCCGCTGATCTCCAAGGTCAAGGCGACGGAACTGCTGGGCACGATGCTCGGCGGCTTCAACATCAAGCCGCTGATCGACCTGCTGGGCGACGCCGAGTGCGGCGAGGCCGCCGCCGCCGGTCTGAAGACCACGCTGCTGATGTTCGACTACTTCCACGACGTCAAGGAACTGGCCGACAAGGGCAACGCCAACGCCAAGGCGGTGATCCAGTCCTGGGCCGACGCCGAGTGGTTCACTTCGCGTCCCGAGGTTCCGGCCAGCCTGACGCTGACCATCTTCAAGGTGTCGGGCGAGACCAACACCGACGACCTGTCCCCGGCCCCGGACGCCTGGTCGCGCCCGGACATCCCGCTGCACGCCCTGGCCATGCTGAAGAACCCGCGCCCCGGCATCGTGCCGGAGGACGCCGGCGTCCGCGGCCCGATCAAGCAGCTTGAGGATCTGAAGGCCAAGGGCAACCTCGTCGCCTATGTCGGCGACGTGGTCGGCACCGGCTCCTCGCGCAAGTCGGCCACCAACTCCGTGCTGTGGTGGACGGGCGAGGACATCCCCTACGTCCCGAACAAGCGCTTCGGCGGCGTCTGCCTGGGCTCCAAGATCGCCCCGATCTTCTACAACACGATGGAAGACGCCGGCGCCCTGCCGATCGAACTCGACGTCTCGCAGATGGAGACGGGCGACACGGTCGAGCTGCGCCCCTACGAGGGCAAGGCGCTGAAGAACGGCGCGGTGATCGCCGAGTTCACCGTCAAGTCCGACGTGATCTTCGACGAAGTGCGCGCCGGCGGCCGCATTCCGCTGATCATCGGCCGCGGCCTGACCGCCCGCGCCCGTGAGGCTCTGGGCCTCGCCCCGTCGACCCTGTTCCGCCTGCCGTCCTCCCCGGTCGACAGCGGCAAGGGCTTCACGCTCGCCCAGAAGATGGTCGGCCGCGCGGTCGGCCTGCCGGAAGGCCAGGGCGTGCGTCCGGGCACCTATTGCGAGCCGAAGATGACCACGGTCGGCTCGCAGGACACCACCGGCCCGATGACCCGCGACGAGTTGAAGGATCTGGCCTGCCTCGGTTTCTCCGCCGATCTGGTCATGCAGTCCTTCTGCCACACCGCGGCCTATCCGAAGCTGGTGGACGTCAAGACCCACCGCGAGCTGCCGACCTTCATCTCGACCCGCGGCGGCGTCGCGCTGCGTCCGGGCGACGGCGTGATCCACTCCTGGCTGAACCGCCTGCTGATGCCCGACACCGTCGGCACCGGCGGCGACAGCCACACCCGCTTCCCCATCGGCATCAGCTTCCCCGCCGGCTCGGGCCTCGTCGCCTTCGCCGCGGCCACCGGCGTCATGCCGCTGGACATGCCGGAATCGGTGCTGGTCCGCTTCAAGGGCGCGCTGCAGCCGGGCGTCACGCTGCGTGACCTCGTCAACGCGATCCCGCTCTACGCCATCCGCCAGGGCCTGCTGACGGTGGAGAAGAAGGGCAAGAAGAACATCTTCTCCGGCCGCATCCTGGAGATCGAGGGTCTGCCCGAGTTGAAGGTGGAGCAGGCGTTCGAACTGTCCGACGCCTCGGCCGAGCGTTCCGCCGCCGCCTGCACCGTCCGGCTCAACAAGGAGCCGATCATCGAGTACATGCGCTCCAACATCACCCTGATGAAGTGGATGATCGCCAACGGCTACGAGGACGCCCGGACGCTCGGCCGCCGCATCAAGGCGATGGAGGACTGGATCGCCAACCCGTCGCTGCTGGAGCCGGACGCCGACGCCGAGTACGCCGCGGTGATCGACATCGATCTGGCCGACATCAAGGAGCCGATCGTCGCCTGCCCGAACGACCCGGACGACGTGAAGCTGCTGTCGGAGGTTGCCGGCGACAAGATCGACGAGGTCTTCATCGGCTCCTGCATGACCAACATCGGCCACTTCCGTGCCGCCGGAAAGATCCTGGACGGGAAGACCGACATCCCGACCCGCCTGTGGATCGCCCCGCCGACCAAGATGGACGCCCAGATCCTGACCGAGGAAGGCTATTACGGCGTTCTCGGCAAGTCGGGCGCCCGCATGGAGATGCCCGGCTGTTCGCTGTGCATGGGCAACCAGGCGCAGATCCGCAAGGGCTCGACGGCCATCTCGACCTCGACCCGCAACTTCCCGAACCGCCTGGGCATCGACACCCGCGTCTATCTCGGCTCCGCCGAGCTGTCGGCCGTGGCCGCCCTGCTGGGCAAGCTGCCGACCCCGGCCGAGTATCTGGAGCAGGTGAGCGTCGTCAACCAGAAGGCCGGCGACATCTACCGCTACATGAACTTCGACCAGATCAAGGAGTTCCAGGACGTGGCCGACACGGTCGCCGCCTGATCCACTCTTCCCCTCCCCCCGCCCAGCGGGGGGAGGCCGGGAGGGGGGCCAAGCACGAGGACTTCTGCGCTAATGAAAAGCCCCGCCGGGATCGCTCCGGCGGGGCTTTTCTTCTTCATTGCCGTGGGTTAACCACAGAGACGCTGAGACACAGAGGATTTGGAGGCGATGCGCCATCCATTGATTCTCTGTGTCTTTGCGCCTCTGTGGCTGATCTTCCTTGCGATGCCACTTCTCGCAACTGACCAGCCGATGAGCCGGCCCCTTCACCGATGTCGGGCTGGCAGGATTCTATTCAACTTTCACGCAACACCTGATGCTCGACCATGGCTCGAATGAGCTTGAGCGCCAATGTTCGCCCATCCGCATCAAGTGCAGCAAAAGCAGCCAGCACTTCATCCTGTTCCGTTTTCAGCGGTTCTTCCACGCCCAGAATCGCATTCGGCGTGGTCAGAAGCACCCGACAAATCCGCAAGAACGTCTGGAAATCGGGCTCGCGCGCTCCACGCACGTAGTTGCCGTAGCGGCCCACATCCAGCCCGGAACGCCGGGCGACTTCCGTGTCCGAAAGCCCGAGTTCTTCGGCGCGTGCCCGCAATGCTCGTCCAACCTCAATCATCGCTGCCAATTTGTTCTGGACGAAAGGGCTTGGGCGACTTACGTTTGGACGAAAATTTTTAAACGTACCGTTTAAACGATTTCTGACGATCCGTTGGGAGGTCGCTATGAGCGTGTCCCGATCAGCCCTGCTCGCACCGTTCCTCATCGCGCAGTTCGCAACCATCTCCACCTACGCCAGCGACCATATATCCGGATATGTCGCCCATCAGCGCTGGCTGCAAGCCGCCGATGTGGCCGCCAACGAGCAGGTTACCCACGAAATCTGTGGTTGGGGCTTCATCGATCTGCGCACACCGTTCCTACAATCCGCGGTCCGCCAAGGTATCGATGCGCTTCTATGGGACGAGTTGGCCCAGCGATTCGACGGCGCCATTCACGAGCGGCGGCAGACTGAGGCTGTCCTGACCGCTCATGGGGCAAACGCGCCAGTTCAGCGCATCACCGGCCTGCATGCCACCGGCGGATGCTCCGAGGCGGTGCGGAAGCGCATCCAGCGCTTGGCCTCGGCTCCGTCACCCGGCTGACGCCGTCCGGGCGAGATACATGCGCGGCGACGCCCCCAGCGTCCGCTTGAACATCGTCGTGAAGGCCGCCGGGTTGTCATAGCCGAGATCCAGCGCGACCGTCGTCACCGGAACCCCGGCGACCAGCCGCGGCAGGGCGGACACCAAGCACGCCTGCTGGCGCCATTCCACAAAGCTCAGCCCCGTCTCGCGCCGGAACAGCCGCGTGAAGTTGCGGCGGCTCATGCCCAGACCGTCGCTCCACGCCTCGATCGTCGCCTGGATCGTCGGCTCCTGGAGGAACCGCCGGCAGCGCTCCGCCAGGGCGGCGTGGGCGGGAAAGGGCAGCGACAGCGGCTCCACCGGAAGCCGCCGCATCTCGTGCAGAAGCAACGCCATCACCGCGCCGTCGTGGCTGTCCGGGTCGTAGTCCACCGGCACGTCGATCGCCCGCCCGATCAGACTGCGGAAGAAGGGCGACAGCGCCACCACCTCGCAGCGGCCCGGCATGGTGTCGGCCAGCGCTGGGGCCAGATAGAGGCTCTGCGTCATCACCATCCCGATCATCCGGACCTCGTGCGGGACACCCGGCGGAATCCACAACCCGCAATGGGGCGGCATCACCCAGCGTCCCTGGGCGGTGGACAGCAGCAGCGTCCCCGTCGCCCCGGACAGCAGCTGGCCGCGCCGGTGCGTGTGGGCGGCCAGCACGGTGCCGTCCGCGTGATCCTGTCCCAGGGTGATCAGCGGGCGGGGCGACTCCTCGACCGTCTCAATGCGCAGGTTCCGGACCATGGCCCAGTCTCGTAAGAAATCGGCCTGCCCGCGGTGGCAGGCCGTCACGGCTCACCATAAGCTGCTGCTCCACACCAAGCAACGCGCCGCCCGCCGGCCAAGCGCCAAACCCGGCCAAGCGCCAAAAAAGGCTTCCTTCCGTGACCGACACCACCCTGTCCCGGCCCAAGGCCGGGGGGACGGCCCTGCCCGTCCTGGGGACGATCAGCGTCTGCCATCTGCTGAACGACCTGATCCAGTCCCTGCTGCCCGCGATCTACCCGATCCTGAAGGGCGGATTCGACCTCAGCTTCGCGCAGATCGGCCTGCTCACCCTGACCTACCAGATCACCGCCTCGCTGCTTCAGCCGATCATCGGGCTCGCCACCGACCGGCGGCCGGCGCCCTATTCCCTGACCATCGGCATGGGGGCGTCGCTGGTCGGGTTGGTCACGTTGGCCTTCGCGCCGAACTACGCGGCGCTGCTGATCGGGGCGACCCTGCTGGGCTTCGGCTCCTCGGTCTTCCACCCCGAGGCGTCGCGGATCGCCCGTCTGGCCTCCGGCGGTGCGCATGGGCTGGCGCAGTCGCTGTTCCAGGTGGGCGGCAACGCCGGCTCGGCGCTGGGGCCGCTGCTGGCCGCCTACATCATCCTGCCGCGCGGGCAGGAGAGCCTGTCCTGGTTCGCGCTCGCCGCCCTGGGCGGTATGGCGCTGCTGACCGGCATCGGACGCTGGTACGCGCGCAGCGACCACGCCCGCCCGGTCCGCCGCGGCGCCGGGGTCCGTCACCCCGGCCTGACCCGCGGGCAGGTGAACCGGGCGCTGGCCGTGCTGATGGTGCTGATCCTGTCCAAATACGTCTATCTGGCCTGCCTCACCAGCTACTACACCTTCTTCCTGATGGAGCGGTTCGCCATGGCGCCGGACTCCGCGCAGCTCTGCCTGTTCGTCTTCCTGGCGGCGGTGGCGGCAGGGACGATCATCGGCGGGCCGGTCGGCGACCGGATCGGGCGCAAGACGGTCATCTGGATCTCGATCCTCGGCATCCTGCCCTTCACGCTGCTGCTGCCCCATGTCGGGCTGACGGCGACGGTCGCGCTCAGCGCGGTGATCGGGCTGGCCCTGGCCTCGGCCTTCCCCGCCATCATCGTCTACGCGCAGGAACTGATGCCCGGCCGCGTCGGCATGGTCTCCGGGCTGTTCTTCGGTCTGGCCTTCGGCATCGGGGGCATGGCCGCCGCCGGGCTCGGCGTCCTGGCCGACTGGAAGGGCATCAGCTTCGTCTTCCAGGCCTGCTCGGCCGTTCCCCTGCTCGGCCTGTTCGCCGCGCTGTTGCCCAACGTTTCCCCGCACAAGGACTCCTGAAGCGCCCGAGAGCCGCGCCGCCCCCACGGCGCGGCCTCCCCTTCGCGGAATTCCCACAAATCCGTCATGGTCATATTGCAAATGCGACTCATTCTTATTATCATTCGATGCAGGCCGGACGTTCTCGCCTTTGCTTGCCGGCCCTGATCCGATTGGCCCACAGGATTGCCCAGAGAGAGACCATGAACGTCACGATCATCTATGGCTCCGACGGCGGCGCGACCAAGTCGGTCGCCTCGCGCATCGCGAAGAAGATTCAGGGAAAGACCGTCGACATCGCCCGCGCCTCCGCTGCGGATTTCGAGGATTGCGACCTGCTGATCCTCGGCGCGCCGACCTATGGCGTGGGCGACCTGCAATGCGACTGGGAGGCCAATTTCGGCACGCTGACGGCGGCCAACCTGAACGGCAAGAAGGTCGCCCTGTTCGGCACCGGCGATCAGGTGACCTACCCGGAGTCCTTCGTGGACGCCATGGGCACGCTCTACGATCAGGTGGTGGCGCAGGGCGGGGTCGTCGTCGGCTTCACCGACACCACCGGCTACGAGCATTCGGGCTCCACCGCCGAGCGCGACGGGCGGTTCGTCGGGCTGGCGCTCGACCAGGACAACCAGTCCTCCCAAACCGACAAACGGATCACCGCATGGATCAGCCAGCTGGCGTGACGCCTCATGACGGGTTGTCCATGCCCGTCCACCTGCTCGGACACCATCTTTACGAGTACAGCAAGGGCGTCCGGCCCATGGTCATGATGACGCTCAGCACGCGCGACGCCGACACGGTGACCCGCAAGCTGGCGGAGCGGTTCGTCGACTACCACGTCCAGACGGTGACCGAGGCCAAGGTCAACGTCTTCTTCGGCAACCCGGCCTGCGTCGCGATGGTGCGCAGCGTGGTGCGCAAGCCTTTGAACCAATTGACCCCGGAGGAGGATTTCATCCTCGGCACGCTGCTCGGCTACGACCGCGAGCAGCAGTGCCGGCGCTTCCTGGCCATGGCCCATGCCGGAAGGGAGGGGGCCGGAAGGGAGGGGGCCGGAAGGGAGGGGGCCGGAAGGGACGGGGCCGGAAGGGACGGGGCCGGGCGGGACGGGGCCGGGCGGGACGGGGCGGTGTCCTGACCCATCCGTCGGAACACCGTCTCCACCATCCGGAAAAAGGCCGTTTCGGCCTCGACAGGCCGGGCCGCCGTCGTCCAGACTGCCTCCCCAAATAGAACTAAACAACCAAAGGGAGGCAGGGATGGCGGCGGCTCCGTCCGGGATGATGTTCGAGAATCCGGAGAACGGCCAGCGGGAGGCGGTGACCAACCGCGAGATCCTCTGGGCTTTCCTGCTCGGCCCGGTCTACTTCGCGAAAAAGGCCGAGTGGCTGCACGCCGCGATCCACGCGGCGCTCATCCTCATCTCCATCCCGCTGTGGCCGGTCGGTGCCCTGATGACGCTGGGCGTCTGGGTCGGCTACGCCTGCGCGGCGCCGACGATCCTGGAATACCGGTACCAGAAGATGGGCTGGGAGAAGGTCGCGGGCTGATCCCGCCTCATCGATGGCGCCCGGTGCCGTCGGGCGAGCGGATCGGCAGAGCTGCCAGAATCGCCGCGACGCAGGCGTCGACCGCGCGGCCCGCCGTGTCGACGACGACGGCCGGCCCGTCCCACGGCTCGTAGTCGCGCTCCATCACCGCCGCCCAGGAGGGCGGATGGTGCCCGGCGATGTCGCCGTGGCGGGTTTCCACCCGATGCCGGTGCTCCACCGGGTCCGAGCACACGACCTCCACCTCGACCAGCGGCACCCCGGCGTGAAGCGCCGTGGCGCGCCACGCCTCGCGCGTGATCCGGACAGGGTTGACGCAATCCGCGATCACGGTGGCACCCAGCCGTAGATTATCGCCGGCCAGGGCGTAGGCGACCACATAGCCTTGCGGACCGACAGCCTCACCGTCGGCGCCGCCGGCCATGCGAATCGCCTGCTCGATCGTATCGATCCGCAGATGAAACGCGCCGAGCCGGCGCGCCAACACACGGGCGATGGTCGTTTTGCCGGCTCCAGGCAGCCCGCCGAGGACGATCAACATGCGCCACTCATTTCAGGGCCGGAGCCTGCCTCGTTCCACACCCGTCACGCGGCCGCCCCGAACTCCTCCGGAGTCAGAACCAGCACGCCGTCCTCGTCGGCGAAGACGAGATCGCCGGGATTGATGCGGATGCCGGCCAGCGTCACCGGCAGATCCTTCTGCCCCTCGCCGTTGCGGACGGTCTTGCGCGGGATCGCCGCCAGCGCCTTGATGCCCAGGTCCAGCGTGGCGAGCACCGCGGCGTCGCGGACGCAGCCGTGGATGACCACGCCCTCCCAGCCGTTCTTCACCGCGTCCTTGGCGATCAGGTCGCCCATCAGGGCGGCGCGCAGGCCGCCGCCGCCGTCCACCACCAGCACTTTGCCCCGCCCCGGCGTGCCCAGCAGCTCCTTGACGCGGGAATTGTCCTCGAAGCACTTCACGGTCACCGCGGCGCCGCTGAATTTGCAACGCCGGCCGAAATCGCGGAAGACGGGGTCGGCGACGCGGGCGGTCTTCTCGAACCGGTCGTAGAGGTCGCAGGTGCTGTCGAAGTCGGTCATGCGCTTTCGCTCCCCTTCTTTAGGCATTGGCGGGAGAATACCCCCAGATCGGCGATGGTCAATCCTCCGGGGCGGCGATAGCCCCCGTGCTGGTGCGCTCCAGGATGGCGCTTCGGCGGAAGCGGTAGAGTTCGGCGGGGCGCCCGCCGGTCTGGCTCTCATACTGGCCGGTCGGCTCCACCAGCCCGCCGGAGATCATCAGGCGGCGGAAATTCTGCTTGTGCAGCCGCTCGCCGGACAGCGCCTCGACCACCTGCTGAAGCCGGTGCAGGGTGAAGGTCGGGGGCAGCAGCTCGAACACGATGGGGCGGTATTTCAGCTTGCCGCGCAGCCGCTCCAGCGCCGTCGCCAGGACGCGGCGGCCGTCGCGGGCCATCGGGCGGCCCAACGCGCGGGGCATCTCCAGCCGCACCGTCCGTTCCTCCACCCCCGCCCGGCGGGCCAGGTCGTGGTCGCGGAACGCCTCCACCACCAGCCCGGCCTCGTAGAGAAGTTCGTAGCGTTCCAGCACCCGTTCGGAATCCCATTCCCCGCCGTCCAGGGCGAAGGCCATGCGGGCGCGCTCGCCGCGGCGGGCGCGGGCGGGCTCGTCCGGCGCCGCGGCGACCCAACGGGCCAGCGCCGGGCGGATCACCGAATCGAGCAGCGCAGGCGGCGAATCGCGCCAGTCCTCCCAGGGGAAGAACTCGTACAGGCCGCGCCATTCCGCGCCGTCGATGCGCAGCGGCGCCTCGCGCAGCAAGGCCAGATAGCCGACCACCAGCGAGCGCGGGCCGCCGAACAGCTCGTGCGGGTCGCGGTAGCGGTCGCCGAAGCTGTAAAGCTGCTCGACATAGCGCAGGGTCAGCCCGGCCGCGTCCTCCGCCACCGCGCGCAGGCCGTCCTGAAGCGTGCGGAAGCGCTCGGGATCGAAGGGGGCGCCCGGCAGGGCGTCGCGGTGGGGCGGCGGCTCGTCGCCGCGGCGGTGCGATTCGGGGATCTCGAAGCCGCTGCGCACGGTCACCACACGCGGCTCGGCGCCGTTCGCCGGGGACACGCCCACCGAAACGATGGCCGCCGTCAGGCCGATTTGTGTTTCCGAGCCGTTCCGTGTTTCCAAGCCGTTCCGTGTTTCCCCTGCCACGCGCCACCCCGTTGCCGATCCGTCGGCGGCAGGATAAGCGGCCCGCCGCGGCAAATCACCGGTCTTTCCGCCGGGTACCCCCGTGAAATCTCGCCGCAAGCCGGCCCGGCATGACACTTTTGTGACTCCCCACGGGCGCCGGGGATGTTACACCAGCCGCGACGCTGAGGCTCGCACGCGTCCGTGCGGGTTCCCAGCCCTGCAGGCCGGCGTAAGTTGGAGAACCACGCATGCTGAATTTGTTCCGGGCCCTGATGCCGCGCGAAGAACGGTTTTTCGACCTGTTCGCCGAGCATGCCCGGACCGTCGCCACGGGCGCCGAGGCGCTGCGGGCGATGATGGCCAGCGGCCAGGACCTGGAGGAGCGGTTCCAGACCATCCGCCGGGTCGAGAGCGAGGCCGACGCCATCGAGAAGGAGATCCAGCTCGCCGTCCACCGCACCTTCATCGTGCCCTTCGACCGTTCGGACATCCAGGAACTCGGCAAGCGGATGGACGACGTGCTCAACCTCATCGAGGAGACCGCGCGTCACCTCGTGGAGGCGGGCTTCACCGACTACACACCGGAAATGCACGCCCAGGCCGATGCCATCGTGCGCTGCACCGCCCGGCTGAGCGCGGGCATCCCCCTGCTCCGCGACATCCCCAAACACGTCGAGCAACTCCACGCGATGACCGCCGAGGTCTCGCGGATCGAGAGCGAAGGCGACCGGCTCCTGCGCGAGGCCAATCACCGGCTGCGCGACGAGAGCGGCGGGCTCGACTCCCCCATCACCCACCGACACGCCCTTCAACGCGAGATCATCGAGCTGCTGGAACGCGTGCTCGATGCGTGCGAGGACGTGGCCGACACCATCGACGGCATCATCGTCGAACAGGTCTGATCCCATGGAAGCCGCTACCCTCGCCCTGCCCATCCTCATCGGGCTGATCGGCGTCGCCCTCCTCTTCGATTTCCTCAACGGGCTGCACGACGCGGCCAACTCCATCGCGACGGTCGTCTCCACCCGCGTGCTGTCGCCGCGGACCGCCGTCGCGATGGCCGCCTTCTTCAATTTCATCGCCTTCCTGTTCTTCGGGCTGCATGTG is part of the Azospirillum baldaniorum genome and harbors:
- the acnB gene encoding bifunctional aconitate hydratase 2/2-methylisocitrate dehydratase; translation: MLEAYRQHVAERAALGIPALPLSAKQTEELVDLLLNPPQGEEAFLVDLITHRVPAGVDDAAKVKAAFLASLAKGNETSPLISKVKATELLGTMLGGFNIKPLIDLLGDAECGEAAAAGLKTTLLMFDYFHDVKELADKGNANAKAVIQSWADAEWFTSRPEVPASLTLTIFKVSGETNTDDLSPAPDAWSRPDIPLHALAMLKNPRPGIVPEDAGVRGPIKQLEDLKAKGNLVAYVGDVVGTGSSRKSATNSVLWWTGEDIPYVPNKRFGGVCLGSKIAPIFYNTMEDAGALPIELDVSQMETGDTVELRPYEGKALKNGAVIAEFTVKSDVIFDEVRAGGRIPLIIGRGLTARAREALGLAPSTLFRLPSSPVDSGKGFTLAQKMVGRAVGLPEGQGVRPGTYCEPKMTTVGSQDTTGPMTRDELKDLACLGFSADLVMQSFCHTAAYPKLVDVKTHRELPTFISTRGGVALRPGDGVIHSWLNRLLMPDTVGTGGDSHTRFPIGISFPAGSGLVAFAAATGVMPLDMPESVLVRFKGALQPGVTLRDLVNAIPLYAIRQGLLTVEKKGKKNIFSGRILEIEGLPELKVEQAFELSDASAERSAAACTVRLNKEPIIEYMRSNITLMKWMIANGYEDARTLGRRIKAMEDWIANPSLLEPDADAEYAAVIDIDLADIKEPIVACPNDPDDVKLLSEVAGDKIDEVFIGSCMTNIGHFRAAGKILDGKTDIPTRLWIAPPTKMDAQILTEEGYYGVLGKSGARMEMPGCSLCMGNQAQIRKGSTAISTSTRNFPNRLGIDTRVYLGSAELSAVAALLGKLPTPAEYLEQVSVVNQKAGDIYRYMNFDQIKEFQDVADTVAA
- a CDS encoding helix-turn-helix domain-containing protein, with protein sequence MIEVGRALRARAEELGLSDTEVARRSGLDVGRYGNYVRGAREPDFQTFLRICRVLLTTPNAILGVEEPLKTEQDEVLAAFAALDADGRTLALKLIRAMVEHQVLRES
- a CDS encoding AraC family transcriptional regulator, whose amino-acid sequence is MVRNLRIETVEESPRPLITLGQDHADGTVLAAHTHRRGQLLSGATGTLLLSTAQGRWVMPPHCGLWIPPGVPHEVRMIGMVMTQSLYLAPALADTMPGRCEVVALSPFFRSLIGRAIDVPVDYDPDSHDGAVMALLLHEMRRLPVEPLSLPFPAHAALAERCRRFLQEPTIQATIEAWSDGLGMSRRNFTRLFRRETGLSFVEWRQQACLVSALPRLVAGVPVTTVALDLGYDNPAAFTTMFKRTLGASPRMYLARTASAG
- a CDS encoding MFS transporter; translated protein: MTDTTLSRPKAGGTALPVLGTISVCHLLNDLIQSLLPAIYPILKGGFDLSFAQIGLLTLTYQITASLLQPIIGLATDRRPAPYSLTIGMGASLVGLVTLAFAPNYAALLIGATLLGFGSSVFHPEASRIARLASGGAHGLAQSLFQVGGNAGSALGPLLAAYIILPRGQESLSWFALAALGGMALLTGIGRWYARSDHARPVRRGAGVRHPGLTRGQVNRALAVLMVLILSKYVYLACLTSYYTFFLMERFAMAPDSAQLCLFVFLAAVAAGTIIGGPVGDRIGRKTVIWISILGILPFTLLLPHVGLTATVALSAVIGLALASAFPAIIVYAQELMPGRVGMVSGLFFGLAFGIGGMAAAGLGVLADWKGISFVFQACSAVPLLGLFAALLPNVSPHKDS
- the fldA gene encoding flavodoxin FldA codes for the protein MNVTIIYGSDGGATKSVASRIAKKIQGKTVDIARASAADFEDCDLLILGAPTYGVGDLQCDWEANFGTLTAANLNGKKVALFGTGDQVTYPESFVDAMGTLYDQVVAQGGVVVGFTDTTGYEHSGSTAERDGRFVGLALDQDNQSSQTDKRITAWISQLA
- a CDS encoding DUF2023 family protein, with amino-acid sequence MDQPAGVTPHDGLSMPVHLLGHHLYEYSKGVRPMVMMTLSTRDADTVTRKLAERFVDYHVQTVTEAKVNVFFGNPACVAMVRSVVRKPLNQLTPEEDFILGTLLGYDREQQCRRFLAMAHAGREGAGREGAGREGAGRDGAGRDGAGRDGAGRDGAVS
- a CDS encoding AAA family ATPase, producing MLIVLGGLPGAGKTTIARVLARRLGAFHLRIDTIEQAIRMAGGADGEAVGPQGYVVAYALAGDNLRLGATVIADCVNPVRITREAWRATALHAGVPLVEVEVVCSDPVEHRHRVETRHGDIAGHHPPSWAAVMERDYEPWDGPAVVVDTAGRAVDACVAAILAALPIRSPDGTGRHR
- the rraA gene encoding ribonuclease E activity regulator RraA, whose amino-acid sequence is MTDFDSTCDLYDRFEKTARVADPVFRDFGRRCKFSGAAVTVKCFEDNSRVKELLGTPGRGKVLVVDGGGGLRAALMGDLIAKDAVKNGWEGVVIHGCVRDAAVLATLDLGIKALAAIPRKTVRNGEGQKDLPVTLAGIRINPGDLVFADEDGVLVLTPEEFGAAA
- a CDS encoding NUDIX hydrolase → METRNGSETQIGLTAAIVSVGVSPANGAEPRVVTVRSGFEIPESHRRGDEPPPHRDALPGAPFDPERFRTLQDGLRAVAEDAAGLTLRYVEQLYSFGDRYRDPHELFGGPRSLVVGYLALLREAPLRIDGAEWRGLYEFFPWEDWRDSPPALLDSVIRPALARWVAAAPDEPARARRGERARMAFALDGGEWDSERVLERYELLYEAGLVVEAFRDHDLARRAGVEERTVRLEMPRALGRPMARDGRRVLATALERLRGKLKYRPIVFELLPPTFTLHRLQQVVEALSGERLHKQNFRRLMISGGLVEPTGQYESQTGGRPAELYRFRRSAILERTSTGAIAAPED
- a CDS encoding DUF47 domain-containing protein — translated: MLNLFRALMPREERFFDLFAEHARTVATGAEALRAMMASGQDLEERFQTIRRVESEADAIEKEIQLAVHRTFIVPFDRSDIQELGKRMDDVLNLIEETARHLVEAGFTDYTPEMHAQADAIVRCTARLSAGIPLLRDIPKHVEQLHAMTAEVSRIESEGDRLLREANHRLRDESGGLDSPITHRHALQREIIELLERVLDACEDVADTIDGIIVEQV